A DNA window from Boseongicola sp. contains the following coding sequences:
- the aroQ gene encoding type II 3-dehydroquinate dehydratase, which translates to MSALLVLNGPNLNLLGTRQPEIYGSETLKNVEANCLAAATNLGHSVEFLQSNHEGVLIDALHGARDKFDGIVLNAGAYSHTSIAIRDAIASIEVPTVEVHVSNIHARETFRHHSFITSVALGIISGFGIHGYVLALQALDQHLTDRK; encoded by the coding sequence ATGTCGGCGCTGTTAGTCTTAAACGGTCCAAATCTGAATTTGCTGGGCACTCGGCAGCCAGAGATTTATGGCAGCGAGACATTGAAGAATGTTGAAGCGAACTGCCTGGCGGCTGCAACGAACCTGGGACATAGCGTCGAGTTTCTGCAGTCAAACCATGAAGGCGTATTGATTGATGCACTTCACGGAGCGCGGGACAAGTTTGATGGTATCGTGTTGAATGCAGGCGCATATTCTCACACTTCGATAGCTATTCGCGACGCGATTGCTTCAATTGAAGTGCCAACAGTCGAAGTTCATGTGTCCAACATCCATGCGCGCGAAACGTTCCGCCATCATAGCTTTATCACATCAGTCGCCTTAGGCATTATTTCCGGTTTCGGTATTCATGGCTACGTTCTGGCGCTGCAAGCGCTTGACCAGCATTTGACGGACCGGAAGTGA
- a CDS encoding LuxR family transcriptional regulator has product MARFGFDRLIYGFTLFRTKSNLGDPGDMMILSNFSDDYVEKFVQSKMFTFAPMVGWALENVGVMSWRWLEENRASFTAAQMEVLEFNQQHDVRSGFTISFPDSSIRQKAAIGLTARCGIDQEEADQIWERDGDEILLLNQVAHLKISSLPYPRRLQKLTARQREVLEWVSEGKTVQDAATILGLTAGTVEKHLRKARESLEADTTAQAVMKASLQRQIFIAEI; this is encoded by the coding sequence ATGGCGCGGTTTGGCTTTGATCGGCTGATATACGGCTTCACATTATTTCGGACAAAATCCAATCTCGGCGACCCGGGCGATATGATGATTTTGTCAAATTTTTCAGACGACTACGTTGAGAAGTTCGTGCAATCAAAGATGTTTACGTTTGCGCCGATGGTGGGATGGGCATTGGAGAACGTCGGTGTCATGTCTTGGCGATGGCTTGAAGAAAACCGGGCCAGTTTTACGGCGGCTCAGATGGAGGTTCTCGAATTCAATCAACAACACGATGTGCGGTCCGGATTTACGATTTCGTTTCCGGACAGTTCGATACGGCAGAAGGCTGCGATTGGTTTGACTGCGCGTTGCGGCATCGATCAAGAGGAAGCAGATCAGATTTGGGAACGCGATGGCGACGAAATTCTACTTCTGAATCAAGTGGCGCACCTGAAAATCAGCTCCCTACCCTATCCGCGTCGACTACAGAAGCTGACAGCGCGTCAGCGAGAAGTTCTTGAGTGGGTCAGCGAAGGAAAGACAGTGCAGGACGCCGCGACGATCCTTGGATTGACCGCTGGAACAGTGGAAAAACACCTTCGAAAAGCGCGAGAATCACTTGAAGCCGATACAACCGCTCAGGCCGTTATGAAGGCTTCGTTGCAACGGCAAATATTTATTGCGGAAATCTAA
- a CDS encoding elongation factor Ts, which produces MAITAALVKELRDKSGAGMMDAKKALTESNGDMEAAVDWLRTKGLAKADKKAGRTAAEGLVAVKTDGGNAVAVEINSETDFVGKNAEFQEMVAAFADAALGVDTVEALAGAPVGAAGKPGSEVLTDAIAKIGENMQLRRMTKLSGENVVSYVHNAAAAGMGKIGVLVAFTGSDTGVAKQVAMHIAAVNPAALSEADMDPAVVEKEKQIQMDIARESGKPEQVIEKMIIGRMKKFIGESTLLNQSFVVNPDLTVGAAAAEVGVEITGFARMEVGEGIEKKVEDFAAEVAKAAQG; this is translated from the coding sequence ATGGCAATCACGGCTGCACTTGTAAAAGAGCTCCGCGACAAATCCGGCGCGGGCATGATGGACGCCAAGAAGGCGTTGACCGAAAGCAATGGCGATATGGAAGCCGCAGTAGACTGGCTGCGCACCAAGGGCCTTGCAAAAGCTGACAAAAAAGCAGGTCGTACAGCGGCAGAAGGCTTGGTTGCAGTAAAAACCGACGGCGGCAACGCTGTCGCAGTCGAAATCAACTCGGAAACAGACTTCGTCGGCAAGAACGCCGAGTTCCAGGAAATGGTCGCAGCATTTGCTGATGCCGCTCTGGGTGTTGATACGGTCGAGGCACTTGCTGGCGCCCCAGTTGGCGCTGCCGGCAAGCCAGGCAGCGAAGTTCTGACCGATGCAATCGCCAAGATTGGTGAAAACATGCAGCTGCGTCGCATGACCAAACTGTCGGGCGAAAACGTTGTATCTTACGTCCACAACGCCGCAGCGGCGGGCATGGGCAAAATCGGTGTTCTTGTTGCCTTCACAGGCAGTGACACAGGTGTTGCCAAGCAGGTCGCGATGCACATTGCGGCAGTGAACCCTGCTGCTCTGTCCGAAGCTGATATGGATCCAGCTGTTGTTGAAAAAGAAAAGCAAATTCAAATGGATATCGCCCGCGAAAGCGGCAAGCCCGAGCAGGTCATCGAAAAGATGATCATCGGTCGCATGAAAAAATTCATCGGCGAATCCACATTGCTGAACCAGTCCTTCGTTGTGAACCCTGATCTCACAGTCGGTGCAGCAGCAGCCGAGGTTGGTGTCGAAATCACTGGTTTCGCACGCATGGAAGTCGGTGAAGGCATCGAAAAGAAAGTGGAAGACTTCGCCGCTGAGGTCGCAAAAGCCGCTCAAGGCTGA